AAAGTAATTTAGTTTTACTGCAAAATATGAATTGCCACAATGCTTGTTCTTTAAATGATGTATATTATTGGATCTGTTGCTGTCGACACCTAGGATAAGGAAAccaatgtaattttgtaatttgggtgaactaccGCTAAGAGTTTGGCCTGTCAATCACTGTGGGTGGAATTTTCAGAGGGGGCAGGATGTTTGTGAGTCAGAGTTGGTAGGGTTTCagacctgtcaatcaatcactgtGGGTGGGACTTTGAGGAAAGGCAGTAGATTAGTAATCTAGTCAGAAAAACCGGTCTAGGTTAATTGATGTACTTACTTGAGCCACTCCTTGATGGGGTCCAGTGAGTTGACGGGCACGGCGTTGATCATGGTAACCTTCTTGCTGTAGTCCTTGTAGACGATGACCACGTCAAAGTTCTTCAGGTGGAACTGAACACGCTCAAAATGCACCAGCTCCACCTCATCCAGAGTCACCACGAATGGAGgctggggaaggagagaggaaggaatgaAAACATGGTACACTGCTGAGATCATGTCCCTTTTAACCTACTGAGGATTATATTATTAGATCTGTAGTAAAATATCTGCCTCAAGGCCCAGCTTGGCTTAAAACACATGGGAGTAAGCAAGCAGTGCTGCTGGCTATATCAGTGAAGGTGTAGTACTACTAGCAGTAAcactagtactagtagtagtaataccagtactagtagtagtagtaacgccATTAGTAGTAACACTAGTAGTAGTAACACTAGCAGTAGTAacgctagtagtagtagtagtagtaacactagcagtagtaacaccagtagtagtagtagtagtagtagtaacggcagtagtagtagtaacaccagtagtagtaacaccagtagtagtaacaccagtactagtagtagcagtagtaacaccagtattagtagtagtagtaacaccagtattagtagtagtagtaacaccagtattagtagtagtagtagtagtagtaacaccagtactactagtagtagtagtagtagtagtagcagtagtaacaccAGTACTAGTAACACCAGtacttacatatctgttcaatctaaccctggaatgtaatgaaattccgAAAATcgggaaatcagcatttgtcctaccacttttgAAAGGAggagatccaactcttttaaataattataggccaatctcaaagctgtcacccctggtgaaaatacttgaaacccttgtgagtgaacagctaaaagagtttatttactaactctattttatcaatgtaccaatctGGCTTCAGGAAGACGCATAGggcaattacagcagccatgaaggttttaaatgatatcactgaagcccttgacaaaaaacagcactcacttttttattgatttctctaaggcttttgatacagttgatcatgctatattaaggcagagattgtcgagtgtaggtctttcagagcatgcagttgcatggtttgccaACTATCTGTCAGattgcactcaatttgatgggcttatgtctgttaaattgtctgtctttaatggtgtgccccaaggccctgtacttggtcctcttattcactatttatataaatgatttagacaaaaatgtccaaaatgcgcaacttcatttttatgctgatgatactgttatttactgttgtgcctcgtctcttacaaaatcaatccagaacttgcaaactgctttttatactgtttaacataccttgtgtcaattgaagcttatcctcaatactgacaaaactaaactaatggtgttttctaaagcaagaaatagacctctgaatcTTTcccctattactacctgtcagggcaagaagattgaggttgtaacctcaaaaatatcttgttattttaattgaTGCCGGCCTCTcatttaaattgcatattcaacaacttacaaaaaaattgaagctgaaattgggattttattttagaaataaggcctgtttttcttttgaagccagaaggaggctagtatcagctacatttatgcctttactagactatggggatattttatatatgaatgcttccactCAGTGTTCGAggtcaattgacaccctttaccatggcactttgagatttattctaaactgcaaaacccttacgcaccactgcactttgtataccagggttggctggccttctctagtcactcgtaggctcagtcactggtatacttttatttataaagccattttgggtttactacctttttatttgggcatttttattgttcagaaatgtggtgggtactctcttcgttcgctgaactttatcctgctaactgttccaaatgtccgaacttaATTcagtaaaagggcttttatgtactctgcgccatcgtcttggaacgccttacaaaatacttttaaacggGAAGAACTTGTCTGCAGACTTGAAGCTTTTGTTTTAGATGGGTGAAGCATTGCCTTGAGCACATCCATGACCTGCATGGAAATGGTGGAGTATAGTGTCATAGTCAATAATAACTGAAACATTAATAATACCTTAGGTGTAAAACAAGCAAGCAAGGTAAAACAAACTCATTGGTTTTTCCCTGCTCGTGAATAATAATAATGCTCAATGGATTCAATTTTTTTTCCCCATTAACCCCCTTTGGTTGAAGGAtactggttacacacacacacaggatgtgtaccaaatggcacactatttccTATGTGTATTGAACTACTTTTGGTTATAATGTAGCAGTACTAGCAGCGGGAGCAGCACTAGTACTAGCAGCGGGAGCAGCACTAGTACTAGCAGCGGGAGCAGCACTAGTACTAGCAGCGGGAGCAGCACTAGTACTAGCAGCGGGAGCAGCACTAGTACTAGCAGCGGGAGCAGCACTAGTACTAGCAGCGGGAGCAGCACTAGTACTAGCAGCGGGAGCAGCACTAGTACTAGCAGCGGGAGCAGCACTAGTACTAGCAGCGGGAGCAGCACTAGTACTAGCAGCGGGAGCAGCACTAGTACTAGCAGCGGGAGCAGCACTAGTACTAGCAGCGGGAGCAGCACTAGTACTAGCAGCGGGAGCAGCACTAGTACTAGCAGCGGGAGCAGCACTAGTACTAGCAGCGGGAGCAGCACTAGTACTAGCAGCGGGAGCAGCACTAGTACTAGCAGCGGGAGCAGCACTAGTACTAGCAGCGGGAGCAGCACTAGTACTAGCAGCGGGAGCAGCACTAGTACTAGCAGCGGGAGCAGCACTAGTACTAGCAGCGGGAGCAGCACTAGTACTAGCAGCGGGAGCAGCACTAGTACTAGCAGCGGGAGCAGCACTAGTACTAGCAGCGGGAGCAGCACTAGTACTAGCAGCGGGAGCACTAGTACTAGCAGCGGGAGCACTAGTACTAGCAGCGGGAGCACTAGTACTAGCAGCGGGAGCAGTCCTCGCAGCGGGAGCAGTCCTCGCAGCGGGAGCAGTCCTCGCAGCGGGAGCAGTCCTCGCAGCGGGAGCAGTCCTCGCAGCGGGAGCAGTCCTCGCAGCGGGAGCAGTCCTCGCAGCGGGAGCAGTCCTCGCAGCGGGAGCAGTCCTCGCAGCGGGAGCAGTCCTCGCAGCGGGAGCAGTCCTCGCAGCGGGAGCAGTCCTCGCAGCGGGAGCAGTCCTCGCAGCGGGAGCAGTCCTCGCAGCGGGAGCAGTAACCGTCCTCGCAGCGGGAGCAGTAACCGCCCTCGCAGCGGGAGCAGTAACCGCCCTCGCAGCGGGAGCAGTAACCGTCCTCGCAGCGGGAGCAGTAACCGTCCTCGCAGCGGGAGCAGTAACCGTCCTCGCAGCGGGAGCAGTAACCGTCCTCGCAGCGGGAGCAGTAACCGTCCTCGCAGCGGGAGCAGTAACCGTCCTCGCAGCGGGAGCAGTAACCGTCCTCGCAGCGGGAGCAGTAACCGTCCACGCAGCGGGAGCAGTAAcagtactagcagtaacagtactagcAGCGGGAGCAGTAACAGTACTAGCAGGCACTCACCCATTCAGTGGTGTTACACAGGGAACTGGAGGTGGGCTGCAGCAGACAGGTACTCCTGTAGGGTGCGCCCTGGAACCTGAACACACACAGTAATGTCCTCTAACATTAACTTCAACAGTTTCATACAGTTCATTATTGAACACCCAACTCCGTGCATAAAGGAAAGAGTCACccatcatatgatgcaaaactCGGCCATCGCTCAGATACAACATGAAATGTCC
Above is a genomic segment from Salvelinus fontinalis isolate EN_2023a chromosome 36, ASM2944872v1, whole genome shotgun sequence containing:
- the LOC129835806 gene encoding uncharacterized protein DDB_G0271670-like, encoding MKTWCSTTSSNTSTSSSNTSTSSSSNAISSNTSSSNTSSSNASSSSSSNTSSSNTSSSSSSSSNGSSSSNTSSSNTSSSNTSTSSSSSNTSISSSSNTSISSSSNTSISSSSSSSNTSTTSSSSSSSSSSNTSTSNTSTYISVQSNPGITSSGSSTSTSSGSSTSTSSGSSTSTSSGSSTSTSSGSSTSTSSGSSTSTSSGSSTSTSSGSSTSTSSGSSTSTSSGSSTSTSSGSSTSTSSGSSTSTSSGSSTSTSSGSSTSTSSGSSTSTSSGSSTSTSSGSSTSTSSGSSTSTSSGSSTSTSSGSSTSTSSGSSTSTSSGSSTSTSSGSSTSTSSGSSTSTSSGSSTSTSSGSTSTSSGSTSTSSGSTSTSSGSSPRSGSSPRSGSSPRSGSSPRSGSSPRSGSSPRSGSSPRSGSSPRSGSSPRSGSSPRSGSSPRSGSSPRSGSSPRSGSSPRSGSSNRPRSGSSNRPRSGSSNRPRSGSSNRPRSGSSNRPRSGSITVLAAGAREQ